The following proteins are co-located in the Polymorphospora rubra genome:
- a CDS encoding methylated-DNA--[protein]-cysteine S-methyltransferase: MNSSTIDTPAGPLTILANDDGAVRAAGFTTEVGALLAVVHPDLRAEPRPRPDLGPVTAAVRAYLDGDLTAIDAVPVEQRTGGVFMAHAWETLRRVKPGEPITYTGYAELSGRPAAVRAAATACARNAAALFVPCHRVLRTDGTLGGYRWGLPVKEWLLAHEAPDNQVVAMRGRT, from the coding sequence ATGAACAGCAGCACCATCGACACGCCGGCCGGGCCGCTGACCATCCTCGCCAACGACGACGGGGCGGTCCGTGCCGCCGGTTTCACCACCGAAGTCGGGGCGCTGCTGGCGGTCGTACACCCGGACCTGCGGGCCGAACCGCGGCCGCGACCGGACCTCGGGCCGGTGACCGCGGCGGTGCGGGCCTACCTGGACGGCGACCTGACCGCGATCGACGCGGTGCCGGTCGAGCAGCGCACCGGCGGCGTGTTCATGGCCCACGCGTGGGAGACGTTGCGGCGGGTCAAGCCGGGCGAGCCGATCACCTACACCGGCTACGCGGAACTGTCCGGGCGACCGGCGGCGGTCCGCGCCGCGGCGACGGCCTGCGCGCGGAACGCCGCCGCGCTGTTCGTGCCGTGTCACCGGGTGCTGCGGACCGACGGCACGCTCGGCGGCTACCGCTGGGGGCTGCCCGTCAAGGAATGGCTGCTGGCGCACGAGGCCCCGGATAACCAGGTCGTCGCCATGCGGGGACGAACGTAG
- a CDS encoding AlkA N-terminal domain-containing protein, producing MDLDFERCYRAVDSRDQRFDGRFYTGVNTTGIYCRPSCPAVTPKRENVGFYLSAAAAQRAGLRACKRCRPDASPGSPDWDVRADLVGRAMRLIGDGVVDRDGVPGLARRLGYTERHLGRMLTEQLGAGPLALARAQRAQTARILVETTDLGLAEIAFAAGFGSVRQFNDTIRDVYGSAPSGLRANARRRPGPEPAGGAITLRLAYRPPLHAGALLDFLRLRALPGVEEMADDTYRRALRLPHGPGTVALTPSAGHVAATLRLADVRDLAPAVARCRRLLDLDADPEAVDGTLAADPALAASVAAEPGVRVPRSVDGFEMAVRAIVGQQVSVSGARTVLTRLVRAATPDGAGDGLVPFPAPERLLDLPDEVYAMPTARRETIRTLAAAVVAGTVDLDPGADRAETVRALTALPGIGPWTAGYVAMRAIGDPDTFLPTDLAVRRGAVALGLPGEAKALDAYAARFRPWRSYAVIRLWRAAPDKGVTS from the coding sequence GTGGACCTGGACTTCGAGCGGTGCTACCGGGCCGTCGACAGCCGTGACCAGCGGTTCGACGGCCGGTTCTACACCGGCGTCAACACCACCGGGATCTACTGCCGGCCGTCCTGTCCGGCGGTCACCCCGAAGCGGGAGAACGTCGGCTTCTACCTGTCCGCGGCGGCGGCCCAGCGGGCCGGCCTGCGGGCCTGCAAGCGGTGCCGGCCGGACGCCTCCCCCGGCTCGCCGGACTGGGACGTTCGCGCCGACCTGGTCGGCCGGGCGATGCGGCTGATCGGCGACGGCGTCGTCGACCGGGACGGCGTGCCCGGCCTGGCCCGCCGCCTCGGCTACACCGAACGGCACCTGGGCCGGATGCTCACCGAGCAGTTGGGCGCCGGCCCGCTGGCGCTGGCCCGCGCCCAGCGCGCCCAAACCGCCCGGATCCTGGTGGAGACGACCGACCTCGGCCTCGCCGAGATCGCGTTCGCGGCGGGATTCGGCAGCGTCCGGCAGTTCAACGACACGATCCGCGACGTGTACGGGTCGGCACCGTCCGGCCTGCGGGCGAACGCCCGGCGGCGCCCCGGCCCGGAACCGGCCGGCGGGGCGATCACGCTGCGACTGGCGTACCGGCCGCCACTGCACGCCGGGGCGTTGCTGGACTTCCTGCGGCTGCGGGCGCTGCCCGGCGTGGAGGAGATGGCAGACGACACCTACCGGCGCGCACTGCGACTGCCGCACGGCCCGGGAACGGTCGCGCTCACCCCGTCTGCCGGGCACGTGGCGGCGACGCTGCGGCTGGCCGACGTACGCGATCTCGCCCCGGCGGTGGCCCGCTGCCGCCGGCTGCTCGACCTCGACGCCGACCCGGAGGCGGTCGACGGCACGCTCGCCGCCGACCCGGCGCTGGCCGCGTCGGTCGCGGCCGAACCCGGCGTACGCGTGCCACGCTCCGTGGACGGTTTCGAGATGGCGGTACGCGCGATCGTCGGCCAGCAGGTTTCGGTCTCCGGTGCCCGTACGGTGCTGACCCGCCTGGTGCGGGCGGCCACGCCGGACGGGGCCGGCGACGGGTTGGTGCCGTTCCCGGCCCCGGAGCGGCTGCTCGACCTGCCCGACGAGGTGTACGCGATGCCGACGGCCCGGCGGGAGACGATCCGGACCCTCGCGGCGGCCGTCGTCGCCGGCACCGTCGACCTCGATCCGGGCGCCGACCGGGCGGAGACTGTACGGGCGCTGACCGCCCTGCCCGGGATCGGCCCGTGGACCGCCGGGTACGTCGCGATGCGCGCGATCGGCGACCCGGACACGTTCCTCCCCACCGACCTCGCCGTACGCCGGGGAGCCGTTGCGCTCGGCCTGCCCGGTGAGGCGAAGGCACTCGACGCGTACGCGGCCCGGTTCCGGCCGTGGCGGTCGTATGCCGTGATCAGACTGTGGCGCGCCGCGCCGGACAAGGGAGTCACCTCATGA
- the ychF gene encoding redox-regulated ATPase YchF, translating to MTLSLGIVGLPNVGKSTLFNALTKNDVLAANYPFATIEPNVGVVGLPDPRLEKLAEIHGSQKIIPAPVSFVDIAGLVRGASKGQGRGNAFLANIRDASAICQVVRAFSDPNVVHVDGKVSPADDIETINTELILADLQTLEKALPRLEKEARVRKERAGIVAAAKQAAELLDGGTTLYAGAAKAGIDLDELRELHLLTTKPFLYVFNVDEAELGNAAFLDELRALVAPAEAVFMDAKVESELIDLPEDEARELLESIGQAEPGLHQLIRVGFRTLGLQTYLTAGPKETRAWTIPIGATAPEAAGVIHSDFQRGFIKAEVVSFDDLVAAGSMSAAKAAGKVRIEGKDYVMQDGDVVEFRFNV from the coding sequence GTGACCCTCTCGCTTGGCATCGTCGGCCTGCCCAACGTCGGCAAGAGCACCCTGTTCAACGCCCTGACCAAGAACGACGTGCTCGCCGCGAACTACCCGTTCGCCACCATCGAGCCCAACGTCGGCGTCGTCGGGCTGCCCGACCCGCGGCTGGAGAAGCTCGCCGAGATCCACGGGTCGCAGAAGATCATCCCGGCGCCGGTCTCGTTCGTCGACATCGCCGGTCTGGTCCGGGGCGCCTCGAAGGGGCAGGGGCGGGGCAACGCGTTCCTCGCCAACATCCGCGACGCCTCGGCCATCTGCCAGGTCGTCCGCGCCTTCTCCGACCCCAACGTGGTCCACGTCGACGGCAAGGTGTCGCCGGCCGACGACATCGAGACGATCAACACCGAGCTGATCCTCGCCGACCTCCAGACCCTCGAGAAGGCGCTGCCGAGGCTGGAGAAGGAGGCCAGGGTACGCAAGGAGCGGGCCGGGATCGTCGCCGCCGCCAAGCAGGCCGCCGAACTCCTCGACGGCGGCACCACGCTCTACGCCGGCGCGGCCAAGGCCGGCATCGACCTTGACGAGCTGCGCGAGCTGCACCTGCTCACCACCAAGCCGTTCCTGTACGTCTTCAACGTCGACGAGGCCGAGCTCGGCAACGCGGCGTTCCTCGACGAACTGCGGGCCCTGGTCGCCCCCGCCGAGGCGGTCTTCATGGACGCCAAGGTCGAGTCGGAGCTGATCGACCTGCCCGAGGACGAGGCCCGCGAGCTGCTGGAGTCGATCGGTCAGGCCGAACCCGGCCTGCACCAGCTCATCCGGGTCGGCTTCCGGACGCTCGGCCTGCAGACCTACCTGACCGCCGGGCCGAAGGAGACGCGGGCCTGGACGATCCCGATCGGCGCGACCGCCCCGGAGGCCGCCGGCGTCATCCACTCCGACTTCCAGCGCGGCTTCATCAAGGCCGAGGTCGTCTCCTTCGACGACCTGGTCGCCGCCGGCTCGATGTCGGCCGCCAAGGCGGCGGGCAAGGTCCGGATCGAGGGCAAGGACTACGTCATGCAGGACGGCGACGTCGTCGAGTTCCGTTTCAACGTCTGA
- a CDS encoding low temperature requirement protein A: MTRRANFLELFFDLVLVFALLGIVSRVVLDLSADSPTRPWAGLLYVVVLVLPMMWLWTTTSHITSRFDPRRPAVQVMVLLTALGVVFMASSLPYAFIERGYALAIPYVALQVGRPLVLVGLLRDRAQRALYARSAIWFTVSAVPWLAGILVQGGARVGLWALAITIELVAARFSWPVPGMSRQLDSAWEPAKTHHLAERYEQLLLIALGESVLALGITYTATPVSLATTLALLVGFATTVLLWRIYYYRAGQVLPEAIDAAGNRISAGRDVGRVHVLMVLGIVLVATGYEIVVTHPGGHVRPVWLVVILGGPIVFVIGRIGLERVVFNRVSRSRLIGIVALAAAALPLAFTTPLIAATGALAILLGVALADARHARGRPLEAPSPAKKPSGAHGA, from the coding sequence GTGACCCGCCGGGCGAACTTCCTGGAGTTGTTCTTCGACCTGGTGCTGGTCTTCGCCCTGTTGGGGATCGTGTCGCGGGTCGTGCTGGACCTGTCCGCCGACAGCCCCACCCGGCCGTGGGCGGGACTGTTGTATGTCGTGGTGTTGGTCCTGCCGATGATGTGGTTGTGGACGACCACCTCCCACATCACGAGCCGTTTCGATCCGCGGCGGCCGGCCGTCCAGGTGATGGTGCTGCTCACCGCACTCGGCGTGGTGTTCATGGCCTCGTCGTTGCCCTACGCGTTCATCGAACGCGGCTACGCGCTCGCCATCCCGTACGTGGCCCTTCAGGTGGGTCGACCCCTGGTCCTCGTCGGGCTCCTGCGGGATCGTGCGCAACGAGCCCTGTACGCGCGGTCGGCGATCTGGTTCACCGTTTCAGCCGTGCCGTGGCTCGCAGGCATTCTGGTTCAGGGCGGGGCCCGGGTAGGCCTGTGGGCGCTGGCCATCACGATCGAACTCGTGGCGGCCCGCTTTTCCTGGCCGGTGCCCGGCATGAGCCGGCAGTTGGACAGCGCCTGGGAACCCGCCAAGACCCATCACCTCGCCGAGCGGTACGAACAACTTCTGCTGATCGCGCTCGGCGAGAGCGTGCTGGCGCTGGGGATCACCTACACAGCCACACCGGTGTCACTGGCCACGACGCTCGCGCTGCTGGTCGGCTTCGCCACCACGGTGCTCCTGTGGCGGATCTACTACTACCGGGCGGGGCAGGTACTTCCCGAGGCCATCGACGCAGCCGGAAACCGGATCAGCGCCGGCCGGGATGTCGGACGCGTCCACGTGCTGATGGTCCTGGGCATCGTGCTCGTGGCGACCGGCTACGAAATTGTCGTGACCCACCCGGGCGGCCACGTGCGCCCGGTCTGGCTGGTCGTGATCCTCGGCGGGCCGATCGTCTTCGTCATCGGTCGGATCGGACTGGAACGCGTGGTCTTCAACCGGGTCTCCCGGAGCAGGCTCATCGGCATCGTGGCCCTGGCGGCCGCGGCACTGCCGCTGGCCTTCACCACACCGTTGATCGCGGCGACCGGCGCCCTCGCAATCCTTCTCGGCGTGGCCCTGGCCGACGCCCGGCACGCTCGGGGTCGACCGCTGGAAGCCCCATCGCCAGCCAAGAAGCCTTCCGGGGCACACGGGGCATGA
- a CDS encoding PH domain-containing protein produces the protein MANVTYDRREQLQQIESGLLQNEQIIAVYDAIGVGTGFIGLTNRRVILQDKSFVGKKIAITSIPYSKITSVSVVSNRSWTGNFFSTGAIAIHVGTHTYEIEFRGDQKSHHVHNVILHYIS, from the coding sequence ATGGCGAACGTGACCTATGACCGGCGGGAACAGCTCCAGCAGATCGAGTCCGGCCTGCTCCAGAACGAGCAGATCATCGCGGTCTACGACGCGATCGGCGTCGGCACCGGATTCATCGGCCTGACCAACCGACGGGTGATCCTCCAGGACAAGTCCTTCGTCGGGAAGAAGATCGCGATCACCAGCATCCCCTATTCGAAGATCACCAGCGTCAGCGTGGTGAGCAACCGGTCATGGACCGGCAACTTCTTCTCCACCGGAGCGATCGCGATCCACGTCGGCACCCACACCTACGAGATCGAGTTCCGCGGCGACCAGAAGAGCCACCACGTCCACAACGTGATCCTGCACTACATCTCCTAG
- a CDS encoding glycosyltransferase family 2 protein, giving the protein MGQPSNPPAEAGSWERLEAFSRLAGPVREAPTDRPYRVRYRDMRKTDGLGRLSKAVFIAVLNLTFEGLFVFWLLRPGHFAEPNPGRWEAAANVFVICSIGLVELLRLINVVSLSLASLAARDPVPVAPDATMRVAFLTTIVPSKEPLSVVSDTLRAALRIRHRGVFDVWLLDEGNDPAVIALCRQLGVRHFSRNGIEHYNQRKGAFRAKTKHGNYNAWVDRHGDEYDVFLSVDPDHVPLANFAERILGYFRDPDVAYVVGPQCYKNSETFVTRAAESQQFPFHSVIQRAANRYNAAMLVGTNNAIRISALRSIGGLSDSITEDMATGLKLHTTRNPQTRRRWKSVYTPDVLAAGEGPSSWSDYFSQQRRWSRGTFEILHSEFWKRVFRLSPGRLLHYGLITTFYPSMAVGWLLGAVNAVLFLALGVSGIIVAPTIWFALYVDATAFSLWLYLSNRRYNVSPYEAEGSAGLKGMLMSVISAPIYATMLVSTFLRRPARFVVTPKGESSSSDGLRTFRNHLGWTVVFTGALGVAFALGHAAPAALLWPTVALCVSLAPIALWRREVWQSKRAGKGRPARPGTPDHAGDITMEIPKIVLRDELTRHPRTPAQRAPLADRPVSRIEPPIETVRIPTQTPGPTATPVQLAPGATPAVPTGPAPTAGSPPPDDPATTVALSIYPRTHGERDL; this is encoded by the coding sequence GTGGGCCAACCGTCCAACCCGCCCGCCGAGGCGGGCTCCTGGGAACGACTCGAAGCCTTCAGCCGACTGGCCGGACCGGTCCGGGAAGCACCGACCGACCGGCCCTACCGGGTCCGCTACCGCGACATGCGCAAGACCGACGGCCTCGGGCGGCTCAGCAAGGCCGTGTTCATCGCCGTCCTCAACCTCACCTTCGAGGGACTCTTCGTCTTCTGGCTGCTCCGGCCGGGCCACTTCGCCGAACCCAATCCGGGCCGGTGGGAGGCGGCCGCCAACGTCTTCGTGATCTGCTCGATCGGCCTGGTCGAACTGCTGCGACTGATCAACGTGGTCTCGTTGTCGCTGGCCTCGCTGGCCGCCCGCGACCCGGTACCGGTCGCCCCCGACGCCACGATGCGGGTCGCCTTCCTGACCACCATCGTGCCGAGCAAGGAGCCGCTGTCGGTGGTGAGCGACACCCTGCGGGCCGCGCTACGCATCCGGCACCGTGGGGTCTTCGACGTGTGGCTGCTGGACGAGGGCAACGACCCGGCCGTCATCGCGCTGTGCAGGCAACTCGGGGTACGGCACTTCTCCCGCAACGGGATCGAGCACTACAACCAGCGCAAGGGCGCCTTCCGGGCCAAGACCAAGCACGGCAACTACAACGCCTGGGTCGACCGGCACGGCGACGAGTACGACGTCTTCCTCTCCGTCGACCCCGACCACGTGCCGCTGGCCAACTTCGCCGAACGCATCCTCGGCTACTTCCGCGACCCCGACGTCGCGTACGTCGTCGGTCCGCAGTGCTACAAGAACAGCGAGACCTTCGTCACCCGGGCCGCCGAATCCCAGCAGTTCCCGTTCCACAGCGTCATCCAGCGGGCGGCCAACCGCTACAACGCGGCGATGCTCGTCGGCACCAACAACGCCATCCGGATCTCCGCGCTGCGCAGCATCGGCGGCCTCAGCGACTCGATCACCGAGGACATGGCCACCGGCCTGAAGCTGCACACCACCCGCAATCCGCAGACCCGGCGGCGGTGGAAGTCCGTCTACACCCCGGACGTACTCGCGGCCGGCGAGGGACCGTCGAGCTGGTCCGACTACTTCAGCCAGCAGCGCCGCTGGTCGCGGGGCACCTTCGAGATCCTCCACAGCGAGTTCTGGAAGCGGGTGTTCCGGCTCTCCCCGGGCCGGCTGCTGCACTACGGACTGATCACCACGTTCTACCCGTCGATGGCCGTCGGCTGGTTGCTCGGGGCGGTCAACGCCGTGCTGTTCCTGGCCCTCGGGGTCAGCGGCATCATCGTCGCCCCCACCATCTGGTTCGCCCTGTACGTCGACGCGACCGCGTTCTCGCTGTGGCTCTACCTGAGCAACCGGCGTTACAACGTCAGCCCGTACGAGGCGGAGGGATCCGCCGGACTCAAGGGCATGCTGATGTCGGTGATCTCCGCACCGATCTACGCGACCATGCTGGTCAGCACGTTCCTGCGGCGGCCGGCCCGGTTCGTGGTCACACCCAAGGGCGAGTCGTCGAGCAGCGACGGCCTGCGTACGTTCCGCAACCATCTCGGCTGGACGGTGGTCTTCACCGGGGCGCTCGGCGTCGCCTTCGCCCTCGGCCACGCCGCGCCGGCCGCACTGCTGTGGCCGACGGTCGCGCTGTGCGTGTCCCTCGCGCCGATCGCGTTGTGGCGCCGTGAGGTATGGCAGTCGAAGCGGGCCGGCAAGGGCCGCCCCGCCCGGCCGGGTACGCCCGACCACGCCGGCGACATCACGATGGAGATCCCGAAGATCGTTCTCCGGGACGAGTTGACGCGGCACCCGCGCACCCCGGCCCAGCGCGCACCGCTCGCCGACCGGCCGGTCAGCCGGATCGAGCCGCCGATCGAGACCGTACGGATCCCGACGCAGACACCCGGCCCGACGGCCACGCCGGTCCAGCTGGCACCGGGCGCCACCCCCGCCGTACCCACCGGGCCGGCGCCGACGGCCGGCTCGCCGCCCCCGGACGACCCCGCCACCACGGTGGCGCTGTCTATCTACCCTCGGACACATGGCGAACGTGACCTATGA
- a CDS encoding glycoside hydrolase family 6 protein gives MIVRRFGVRGRLLAVAGTALVALVAGCSQSTDGADGPPRPTSLADGPAPGLAVPPGDNPLAGMAFFVDPDTPAAGQKSRWAAGGRTDDAAQIDKIASRPIAYWLTAADPAEITAEVDAVVRRAGAAGQMPVLVAYHVPQRDCGSYSAGGAASADEYRTWIRAVAAGIGSQAATVVVEPDAVAHALDGCKASATERFALLDDAVTVLKQGPATRVYLDAGNPTWIRDTGALADALRRAGVERADGFALNVSNFVSTPDNVEYGGRLAQALGGARFVIDTSRNGAGPWPDGTEVDGGPSWCNPPGRALGAEPTSDTGLSGVDALLWIKRPGDSDGACRPGEPVAGEWWPDYALGLASRS, from the coding sequence ATGATCGTCAGAAGGTTCGGGGTCCGTGGTCGACTGCTCGCGGTCGCCGGTACGGCCCTCGTGGCGCTGGTGGCCGGCTGTTCCCAGTCGACCGACGGGGCCGACGGACCGCCCCGGCCGACGTCCCTGGCCGACGGGCCGGCACCCGGGCTGGCCGTGCCGCCGGGCGACAACCCGCTGGCCGGGATGGCCTTCTTCGTCGACCCGGACACGCCTGCCGCGGGGCAGAAGTCGCGCTGGGCGGCGGGGGGCCGGACCGACGACGCGGCGCAGATCGACAAGATCGCCAGCCGTCCGATCGCGTACTGGCTGACCGCCGCCGACCCGGCCGAGATCACCGCCGAGGTCGACGCGGTCGTCCGCCGGGCCGGTGCCGCCGGGCAGATGCCCGTACTGGTGGCCTATCACGTGCCGCAGCGCGACTGCGGCAGCTACTCGGCGGGCGGTGCGGCCAGCGCCGACGAGTACCGGACCTGGATCCGGGCGGTCGCGGCGGGCATCGGCTCGCAGGCCGCGACGGTGGTGGTCGAGCCGGACGCGGTTGCGCACGCCCTCGACGGCTGCAAGGCGTCGGCCACCGAGCGGTTCGCGCTGCTCGACGACGCGGTCACGGTGCTCAAGCAGGGCCCGGCGACCAGGGTCTACCTGGACGCCGGCAACCCGACCTGGATCCGGGACACCGGTGCGCTGGCCGACGCGTTGCGCAGGGCCGGCGTGGAGCGGGCCGACGGGTTCGCGCTGAACGTCTCCAACTTCGTCTCCACACCCGACAACGTCGAGTACGGCGGCCGCCTCGCGCAGGCGTTGGGCGGTGCCCGGTTCGTCATCGACACCAGCCGCAACGGCGCCGGGCCGTGGCCCGACGGCACCGAGGTCGACGGTGGTCCGAGCTGGTGCAACCCACCCGGGCGGGCGCTCGGCGCGGAGCCGACCAGCGACACCGGGCTGTCCGGGGTCGACGCGTTGCTGTGGATCAAACGGCCGGGCGACTCCGACGGCGCCTGCCGGCCCGGTGAGCCGGTGGCCGGCGAATGGTGGCCGGACTACGCCCTGGGCCTGGCCAGCCGGTCGTGA
- a CDS encoding kelch motif-containing protein has product MTNEKRRRGFFQRRTALQALAVAVLITANAPPIYNFVSTYAHEREINSDDYKARHGHWQVIELPSDVRINAIHAALLDTGKLLLIAGSGNNRAEFEAGSFRTLVYDPVSGYTKDVRTPTDLFCAGHAFLPDGNLLVAGGTLRYEVLAPDVTRAGGTMIVKNESPDDEPRTFPKGTEFVAPDGRRYVAAAEFAVEPATKTESRRGTVTVTASETSLWVDAVEEGSGSISATPTQYAITGLTGVDRQNLYGLADKMTLDKQDYQGTKETYEFNPRTEEYERVGDMAEKRWYPTLTGLPDGQVLSVAGLDGAGQVLDGSVNEIYDPKTKKWTVQPDLDRYFPTYPALFQTSTPGRLFYTGSSTGYGPEDDGRQPGFWNIEDNRFQPVPGLRDADLMETSGSAWVGPVQDQTIMVVGGGGIGESARSTSRIDLIKLNDANPRFVPGPSLPEGTRYPNLVQLPDDTTLITNGSRDYRGKGNSDNHNARIYHPDTNTLEYAADPNIGRNYHGSAILLPDGRVLTAGSDPLFRDKDNLIPGEFEQRLEIYSPPYLFRGVRPVISAGPASVGYGDVATFTVQDNYAGIGKARLVRPSAVTHSTNVEQRSIALDFTERGDQVTVTIPAEAAVVPPGFYMLFLTNRMGVPSAARWVQVVD; this is encoded by the coding sequence ATGACCAACGAAAAGCGCCGCCGTGGATTCTTTCAGCGGCGCACCGCGCTACAGGCGCTCGCCGTGGCCGTACTGATCACCGCCAACGCCCCGCCGATCTACAACTTCGTCTCCACGTACGCACACGAACGTGAGATCAACAGCGATGACTACAAGGCCCGGCACGGCCACTGGCAGGTCATCGAACTGCCGTCCGACGTACGGATCAACGCCATCCACGCCGCGCTGCTCGACACCGGCAAACTGCTGCTGATCGCCGGCTCCGGCAACAACCGGGCCGAGTTCGAGGCGGGGTCGTTCCGCACCCTGGTCTACGACCCGGTCAGCGGTTACACCAAGGACGTACGCACCCCGACCGATCTCTTCTGCGCCGGGCACGCGTTCCTGCCGGACGGCAACCTGCTCGTCGCCGGCGGCACGCTGCGCTACGAGGTGCTCGCCCCGGACGTCACCCGCGCCGGCGGAACGATGATCGTCAAGAACGAGTCGCCCGACGACGAACCCCGCACCTTCCCCAAGGGGACCGAGTTCGTGGCGCCGGACGGCCGGCGCTACGTGGCCGCCGCCGAGTTCGCCGTCGAGCCCGCCACCAAGACCGAATCCCGCCGCGGCACGGTGACCGTCACGGCGAGCGAGACCAGCCTCTGGGTCGACGCCGTCGAGGAGGGCAGCGGCTCGATCAGCGCCACCCCCACCCAGTACGCGATCACCGGGCTGACCGGCGTGGACCGGCAGAACCTCTACGGCCTCGCCGACAAGATGACCCTGGACAAGCAGGACTACCAGGGAACCAAGGAGACGTACGAGTTCAATCCGCGCACCGAGGAGTACGAGCGGGTCGGCGACATGGCCGAGAAGCGCTGGTATCCGACGCTGACCGGGCTGCCCGACGGGCAGGTGCTCTCGGTCGCCGGACTCGACGGTGCGGGCCAGGTCCTCGACGGCTCGGTGAACGAGATCTACGACCCGAAGACGAAGAAGTGGACCGTACAGCCGGACCTGGACCGGTACTTCCCGACGTACCCGGCGCTCTTCCAGACCAGCACGCCCGGCCGGCTGTTCTACACCGGCTCGAGCACCGGCTACGGGCCGGAGGACGACGGGCGGCAGCCCGGTTTCTGGAACATCGAGGACAACAGGTTCCAGCCGGTGCCCGGCCTACGCGACGCCGACCTGATGGAGACGAGCGGGTCGGCGTGGGTGGGTCCGGTGCAGGATCAGACGATCATGGTGGTCGGCGGCGGCGGCATCGGTGAGTCGGCCCGGTCCACCTCCCGGATCGACCTGATCAAGCTCAATGACGCCAACCCGCGCTTCGTCCCCGGCCCGAGCCTGCCGGAGGGCACCCGCTATCCCAACCTGGTGCAGTTGCCCGACGACACCACCCTGATCACCAACGGCTCGCGGGACTACCGGGGCAAGGGCAACAGCGACAACCACAACGCCCGGATCTACCACCCGGACACCAACACCCTGGAGTACGCCGCCGACCCGAACATCGGCCGCAACTACCACGGTTCGGCGATCCTGCTGCCCGACGGCCGGGTGCTGACGGCCGGCTCCGACCCGCTCTTCCGCGACAAGGACAACCTGATCCCGGGCGAGTTCGAGCAGCGGCTGGAGATCTACAGCCCGCCCTACCTCTTCCGGGGCGTACGGCCGGTGATCAGCGCCGGTCCGGCCAGCGTCGGGTACGGCGACGTGGCCACCTTCACCGTCCAGGACAACTACGCCGGCATCGGGAAGGCCCGGCTGGTCCGCCCCAGCGCCGTCACCCACAGCACGAACGTCGAGCAGCGGTCGATCGCACTGGACTTCACCGAGCGGGGCGACCAGGTGACGGTGACGATCCCGGCCGAGGCCGCGGTCGTACCGCCGGGGTTCTACATGCTCTTCCTGACCAACCGGATGGGTGTGCCGTCGGCCGCCCGCTGGGTGCAGGTTGTCGACTGA
- a CDS encoding 4a-hydroxytetrahydrobiopterin dehydratase, whose protein sequence is MRALWSGRTRRDYLSDALTQLSGWTREGCQIKRTLTIDDSQHAALTERIKVVSDALHLQPEIRRLDGHTQIRVGCRNEGPITEGEIALAARIEDAYRTVTANP, encoded by the coding sequence ATGCGTGCCCTGTGGAGCGGCCGGACCCGCCGCGATTATCTCAGCGACGCCCTCACCCAACTGAGCGGCTGGACCCGTGAGGGCTGCCAGATCAAACGCACCCTGACGATCGACGACAGCCAGCACGCTGCCCTCACCGAGCGCATCAAGGTCGTCTCGGACGCCCTGCACCTGCAGCCCGAGATCCGACGCCTCGACGGGCACACCCAGATCAGGGTGGGCTGCCGCAACGAAGGCCCGATCACGGAGGGCGAGATCGCGCTCGCCGCGCGCATCGAGGACGCATACCGGACGGTCACCGCCAATCCGTGA
- a CDS encoding (deoxy)nucleoside triphosphate pyrophosphohydrolase has translation MGTQESSRRVVGAAIVEAGRVLACARANPPEIAGKWEFPGGKVEAGETDVEALTRECGEELGVRIGVGGRVGHDVPLGRGGAILRVYLAQLLDGARPRPLEHAELRWLAPDELDTVTWLPADVPIVAALRPILASYRR, from the coding sequence GTGGGGACCCAGGAATCCAGCCGCCGGGTCGTCGGAGCGGCGATCGTCGAGGCCGGCCGGGTGCTTGCCTGCGCCCGCGCGAATCCGCCCGAGATAGCCGGAAAATGGGAGTTTCCCGGCGGCAAGGTCGAGGCGGGGGAAACCGACGTCGAGGCGCTGACCCGCGAATGCGGGGAGGAGTTGGGTGTCCGGATCGGGGTCGGCGGCCGGGTCGGCCACGACGTGCCGCTCGGGCGCGGTGGCGCGATCCTGCGGGTCTATCTCGCCCAGTTGCTCGACGGGGCGCGGCCGAGGCCGCTGGAACACGCCGAACTGCGTTGGCTCGCCCCCGACGAACTCGACACCGTGACGTGGTTGCCCGCAGACGTGCCCATCGTCGCCGCCCTCCGTCCGATCCTGGCCAGCTACCGACGCTGA